A part of Sandaracinaceae bacterium genomic DNA contains:
- a CDS encoding alkaline phosphatase D family protein, whose protein sequence is MQVRVDGLAPGTTYYYRFTSADGERSELGRTRTTPEPGAERVRLAVVSCSSIYSGYFNAYGRIAERTDVDALVHLGDYLYDFVDDEERVRVPMPEPVVPDDVAGWRGRHAYYLTDPNLRAARASLPWVMIWDNHDLEQREADFGGGVQAFREWNAITPPVSVDAPEIAYRRVRFGSLLDLLITDVLLFREESLVPGSDEASILGATQYAWLTSQISASDSAWRVIGSQKIVAPIEGSLALLGGSTWDAFEASRAQLFGFLADGGHDDNLFISGDAHITLASDLPDPRPGATPYSATTGAGSIGVELMPGSVSRGNVDESVNGSQTLVNAIDRGARAANPQFAFVDLVRHGYGLLDVTAERIVAELWYSPILEPSDTEELGGTLEVQRGANHWQRPAPMEPTE, encoded by the coding sequence GTGCAGGTGCGCGTGGACGGCCTCGCGCCCGGCACCACCTACTACTACCGCTTCACCAGCGCCGACGGCGAGCGCTCCGAGCTGGGCCGCACACGCACCACGCCCGAGCCGGGCGCCGAGCGCGTGCGCCTGGCGGTGGTGTCGTGCAGCAGCATCTACTCGGGCTACTTCAACGCCTACGGGCGCATCGCCGAGCGCACCGACGTGGACGCGCTGGTGCACCTGGGCGACTACCTCTACGACTTCGTGGACGACGAGGAGCGCGTGCGCGTGCCCATGCCCGAGCCCGTGGTGCCCGACGACGTGGCCGGCTGGCGCGGGCGTCACGCGTACTACCTGACAGACCCGAACCTGCGCGCCGCGCGGGCCTCGCTCCCCTGGGTGATGATCTGGGACAACCACGACCTCGAGCAGCGCGAAGCCGACTTCGGCGGCGGGGTGCAGGCCTTCCGCGAGTGGAACGCCATCACGCCTCCGGTGAGCGTGGACGCCCCCGAGATCGCCTACCGCCGCGTGCGCTTCGGAAGCCTGCTGGACCTCTTGATCACCGACGTGCTGCTCTTCCGCGAGGAGAGCCTGGTGCCCGGCAGCGACGAGGCCAGTATCCTGGGCGCCACCCAGTATGCGTGGCTCACCAGCCAGATCAGCGCTTCGGACTCGGCCTGGCGGGTCATCGGCTCCCAGAAGATCGTGGCGCCCATCGAGGGCTCGCTGGCGCTCCTGGGCGGCTCCACCTGGGACGCTTTCGAGGCCTCGCGCGCGCAGCTGTTCGGCTTCCTGGCGGACGGCGGCCATGACGACAACTTGTTCATCAGCGGCGACGCCCACATCACGTTGGCCAGCGACCTGCCGGACCCGCGCCCGGGTGCCACCCCGTACAGCGCCACCACCGGCGCTGGCTCCATCGGCGTGGAGCTGATGCCCGGCAGCGTCAGCCGCGGCAACGTGGACGAGTCGGTCAACGGCTCACAGACGCTGGTGAACGCGATCGACCGCGGCGCGCGCGCCGCCAACCCGCAGTTCGCGTTCGTGGACTTGGTGCGCCACGGGTACGGCCTGCTCGACGTCACCGCCGAGCGCATCGTGGCCGAGCTCTGGTACTCGCCCATCCTCGAGCCGAGCGACACCGAAGAGCTCGGCGGCACCCTCGAGGTGCAACGCGGCGCAAACCACTGGCAGCGCCCGGCCCCGATGGAACCCACCGAGTAG
- a CDS encoding NAD(P)H-dependent oxidoreductase → MSAPPLTLALFTGSLRPDGVSAAAAHSVKSVLPGHLQAVDVAFGGFPLYDPRLHLGPLGSPDGADLPEPVRSAYRVVRDAAGVIIVTPEYNYGIPGPLKNALDWLSRPGFKSVFAGKRVAVLSVSPSPTGGVRAQGALKTVLGGMVAQVFPFPEVALAGPFAARGDHGGLAEAAARERVAALVNAFVASL, encoded by the coding sequence ATGAGCGCTCCACCCCTCACTCTCGCCCTCTTCACCGGCAGCCTGCGTCCCGACGGAGTGAGCGCGGCCGCGGCCCACTCGGTCAAGTCGGTGCTGCCCGGGCACCTGCAGGCGGTGGATGTCGCCTTCGGGGGCTTCCCGCTCTACGACCCCCGCCTGCACCTGGGGCCGCTCGGCTCGCCCGACGGGGCCGACCTGCCCGAGCCCGTGCGCAGCGCCTACCGCGTGGTGCGCGACGCGGCGGGCGTCATCATCGTCACCCCCGAGTACAACTACGGCATCCCGGGCCCGCTCAAGAACGCGCTCGACTGGCTCTCGCGGCCGGGCTTCAAGAGCGTCTTCGCGGGCAAGCGCGTGGCGGTGCTGTCGGTGTCGCCCAGCCCCACCGGCGGCGTGCGCGCCCAGGGGGCGCTCAAGACGGTGCTCGGCGGCATGGTGGCGCAGGTGTTCCCGTTCCCCGAGGTGGCGCTGGCCGGGCCGTTTGCTGCCCGCGGCGACCACGGTGGCCTGGCCGAGGCGGCGGCGCGCGAGCGGGTGGCGGCGCTGGTCAACGCCTTCGTGGCCTCCCTGTAG
- the groES gene encoding co-chaperone GroES, protein MKIRPLQDRVLLERVEEEKKTKGGIIIPDTAKEKPIEAKIVAVGNGAVGDDGKVRPLTVKKGDRVLFGKYSGTEVKLDGHDYIIMRESDILAILD, encoded by the coding sequence ATGAAGATCCGACCCCTACAGGATCGCGTGCTCCTAGAGCGCGTGGAAGAAGAGAAGAAGACCAAGGGAGGCATCATCATCCCCGACACCGCCAAGGAGAAGCCCATCGAGGCGAAGATCGTGGCGGTTGGGAATGGTGCCGTGGGCGACGACGGCAAGGTCCGCCCCCTGACCGTGAAGAAGGGCGACCGCGTCCTCTTCGGCAAGTACTCGGGCACCGAAGTGAAGCTCGACGGACACGACTACATCATCATGCGCGAGTCCGACATTCTCGCGATTCTCGACTGA
- a CDS encoding pirin family protein gives MTTTTIRKARERGMANHGWLKSAHTFSFADYYDPQHMGFGVLRVLNDDRVDAGEGFPRHPHRDMEIVSYVVEGALGHKDTLGTGSVIRPGEIQRMTAGRGIAHSEMNASQEEDVRFLQIWFLPAERNTAPGYQQQDFPYDPARPIDLMVTPTGEGGTVSIGQDVRIFRVRFDAAGHAEHTLPAGRAAWVQIVRGTLRVDGEALSEGDGLAIHDEEAVRTLRVEGDAGAEALFLELPKVSHA, from the coding sequence ATGACCACCACCACCATTCGCAAGGCCCGCGAGCGCGGCATGGCCAACCACGGCTGGCTGAAGAGCGCCCACACCTTCTCGTTCGCCGACTACTACGACCCGCAGCACATGGGCTTCGGTGTGCTGCGCGTGCTCAACGACGACCGCGTGGACGCCGGCGAGGGCTTCCCGCGCCACCCGCATCGCGACATGGAGATCGTGAGCTACGTGGTGGAGGGCGCGCTCGGCCACAAGGACACGCTCGGCACCGGTTCGGTCATTCGCCCCGGCGAGATCCAACGCATGACGGCCGGCCGCGGCATCGCGCACAGCGAGATGAACGCGTCGCAGGAGGAGGACGTGCGCTTCCTCCAGATCTGGTTCCTGCCGGCCGAGCGCAACACCGCGCCGGGCTACCAGCAGCAAGACTTCCCCTATGACCCGGCGCGCCCCATCGACCTGATGGTCACGCCCACCGGCGAAGGCGGCACCGTGAGCATCGGGCAGGACGTCCGCATCTTCCGCGTGCGCTTCGACGCCGCGGGCCATGCCGAGCACACGCTGCCGGCGGGGCGCGCGGCCTGGGTGCAGATCGTGCGTGGCACCTTGCGCGTGGACGGCGAGGCGCTGAGCGAAGGCGACGGCCTGGCCATCCACGACGAGGAGGCGGTCCGCACCCTCCGCGTGGAGGGTGACGCTGGCGCGGAAGCGCTTTTCCTGGAGCTGCCGAAAGTGAGCCATGCTTGA
- the groL gene encoding chaperonin GroEL (60 kDa chaperone family; promotes refolding of misfolded polypeptides especially under stressful conditions; forms two stacked rings of heptamers to form a barrel-shaped 14mer; ends can be capped by GroES; misfolded proteins enter the barrel where they are refolded when GroES binds) → MAAKQILFDANAQKRILAGVDALANAVKVTLGPKGRNVLLEKSFGAPRVTKDGVSVAKEIELRDKFENMGAQMVKEVASKTNDVAGDGTTTATVLAQSIYREGARMVAAGHNPMDIKRGIDAAVVAVVAEIARITKKVNGTEGIIQVGTISANGNEEVGQMLAKAMAKVGEEGVITIEEAKGLESELEVVEGMQFDRGYLSPYFVTNQEKMQVILEDAYILIHEKKISSMKDLIPVLEAVARSQKPLVIIAEDIEGEALAALVVNKLRGALNVAAVKAPGFGDRRKAMLQDIAVLTGAEVISEDLGMQLENVTLSSLGHAKTITMDKDNTTIVGGKGKKADITGRVEQIRREIENTTSDYDREKLQERLAKLAGGVAVIKVGAASEIEMKEKKDLVEDALNATRAAVEEGVVPGGGVALIRAQSALDKLDLSPEQMIGVAIIRRAIEEPLRQIAANAGHEASVVVNEVRKSKGGHGFNARTEQYEDLLKAGVIDPAKVVRTALQNAGSVAGLMLTTQALIAEEPSKDDGGGAGGGGGGMGGMGGMGGMGGMGF, encoded by the coding sequence ATGGCTGCCAAGCAGATCCTATTTGATGCAAACGCGCAGAAGCGCATCCTCGCCGGCGTCGACGCTCTCGCCAACGCGGTGAAGGTCACCCTCGGCCCCAAGGGCCGCAACGTCCTGCTCGAGAAGAGCTTCGGCGCGCCCCGCGTCACCAAGGACGGCGTCTCCGTCGCCAAGGAAATCGAGCTCCGCGACAAGTTCGAGAACATGGGCGCGCAGATGGTCAAGGAGGTCGCCTCCAAGACCAACGACGTCGCCGGTGACGGCACCACCACCGCCACGGTCCTGGCGCAGTCCATCTACCGTGAGGGCGCGCGCATGGTCGCCGCCGGCCACAACCCCATGGACATCAAGCGCGGCATCGACGCCGCCGTGGTCGCCGTGGTCGCCGAGATCGCCCGCATCACCAAGAAGGTGAACGGCACCGAGGGGATCATCCAGGTCGGCACCATCTCCGCCAACGGCAACGAAGAGGTCGGCCAGATGCTGGCCAAGGCCATGGCGAAGGTCGGCGAAGAGGGCGTCATCACCATCGAAGAGGCCAAGGGGCTCGAGTCCGAGCTCGAGGTCGTCGAGGGCATGCAGTTCGACCGCGGCTACCTGTCGCCGTACTTCGTGACCAACCAGGAGAAGATGCAAGTCATCCTGGAGGACGCCTACATCCTCATCCACGAGAAGAAGATCTCCAGCATGAAGGACTTGATCCCCGTGCTCGAGGCCGTGGCGCGCAGCCAGAAGCCGCTCGTCATCATCGCCGAGGACATCGAGGGCGAGGCCCTGGCCGCGCTCGTGGTGAACAAGCTGCGTGGCGCGCTGAACGTGGCCGCCGTCAAGGCGCCGGGCTTCGGTGACCGCCGCAAGGCCATGCTGCAGGACATCGCGGTGCTCACGGGCGCCGAGGTCATCAGCGAGGACCTGGGCATGCAGCTCGAGAACGTGACGCTGAGCTCGCTCGGTCACGCCAAGACCATCACGATGGACAAGGACAACACCACCATCGTGGGCGGTAAGGGCAAGAAGGCCGACATCACCGGTCGCGTGGAGCAGATCCGCCGCGAGATCGAGAACACCACCAGCGACTACGACCGCGAGAAGCTCCAGGAGCGTCTGGCGAAGCTGGCGGGTGGCGTGGCCGTCATCAAGGTCGGCGCCGCGAGCGAGATCGAGATGAAGGAGAAGAAGGACCTGGTCGAGGACGCGCTCAACGCGACCCGCGCCGCGGTCGAAGAGGGCGTCGTGCCCGGTGGTGGCGTTGCCCTCATCCGCGCGCAGTCGGCTCTCGACAAGCTGGACCTCTCGCCCGAGCAGATGATCGGCGTCGCCATCATTCGCCGCGCCATCGAGGAGCCCCTCCGCCAGATCGCCGCGAACGCGGGCCACGAGGCCTCGGTCGTGGTGAACGAGGTCCGCAAGTCGAAGGGCGGCCACGGCTTCAACGCCCGCACCGAGCAGTACGAGGACCTCTTGAAGGCGGGCGTCATCGACCCGGCCAAGGTCGTCCGCACCGCGCTGCAGAACGCTGGCTCGGTCGCCGGCCTCATGCTCACCACGCAGGCCCTCATCGCCGAGGAGCCCTCGAAGGACGACGGCGGCGGCGCCGGCGGCGGTGGCGGCGGCATGGGCGGCATGGGCGGCATGGGCGGCATGGGCGGCATGGGCTTCTGA
- a CDS encoding LysR family transcriptional regulator, with amino-acid sequence MNANLDWEDLALVLALSRGAGLQQAADALGVHHSTAFRRLQRAEEHAGLALFHRLGGEYAPTETGQVIAEHAARVEDELLGVQRALESREGVPRGRVRLTTVPSLVASILPALTRLSEQCPELTLELDATPDTRALERGDADLALRPTAEPPPELVGTRLSVMGWATYRRRAGRRKDERLLYAGRLAERDQSTPVAGARSAIAVTTDSAMAECIAAGLGEGRLPCFVGDAHPKLTRVGAVEKTSIGLWLLSPEALRKSARVQATRARLVECLTPELRRFSGE; translated from the coding sequence ATGAATGCAAACCTCGACTGGGAGGACCTCGCGCTGGTCTTGGCGCTGTCGCGGGGCGCGGGGCTGCAACAGGCCGCCGACGCGCTGGGGGTGCACCACTCCACCGCGTTCCGCCGACTGCAACGCGCCGAAGAGCACGCGGGCCTCGCGCTCTTCCACCGCCTCGGAGGCGAGTACGCGCCCACCGAGACCGGCCAGGTCATCGCCGAGCACGCGGCTCGCGTGGAAGACGAGCTGCTGGGCGTGCAGCGCGCGCTCGAGAGCCGGGAAGGTGTTCCGCGTGGGCGCGTGCGGCTGACCACGGTGCCTTCGCTGGTGGCGTCCATCCTACCCGCGCTCACGCGCCTGAGCGAGCAGTGCCCGGAGCTCACCCTCGAGCTGGACGCCACGCCGGACACGCGCGCGCTCGAGCGGGGCGACGCCGACCTGGCGCTGCGGCCCACCGCCGAGCCGCCGCCCGAGCTGGTGGGCACGCGCCTCTCCGTGATGGGCTGGGCCACCTACCGCCGCAGGGCCGGCCGCCGCAAGGACGAGCGTCTGCTCTACGCGGGCCGGCTCGCGGAGCGGGACCAGAGCACACCCGTGGCGGGCGCGCGTTCCGCCATCGCCGTCACCACCGACTCGGCCATGGCCGAGTGCATCGCGGCCGGCCTCGGCGAGGGGCGCCTGCCCTGCTTCGTGGGCGACGCGCACCCGAAGCTCACGCGCGTGGGTGCCGTGGAGAAGACGTCCATCGGGCTCTGGCTCTTGAGCCCCGAGGCGCTGCGCAAGAGCGCACGCGTGCAGGCCACGCGGGCCCGCTTGGTGGAGTGTCTGACCCCTGAGCTGCGCAGGTTCTCGGGGGAGTAG
- a CDS encoding patatin-like phospholipase family protein: protein MKRALVLSSGGSRGQFHVGAVKHLMGDLRQHYDIFAGVSVGALIAGFLAQYPKGAEDEAADGLVDLFTPLSSKHLYRPWRMGLMSGFWKSSLYDASPLRELLRTAVDVQRVRENGKQLLFGATSLTTGAYRLFSQEDEPFHDLLYASAAFPVAFDPIEIAGEVWTDGGIRAVTPLGAAIRAGADAVDMVLLTPTQPHPRFDPTASAIEVGLRCLDIMLDEIVDNDAKMAAMMNRLIAEGGSLPGKRHVEIRIIRPDTELPVVSHVFDPLHAGSIQRLGYETAKAALGS, encoded by the coding sequence ATGAAACGCGCACTCGTACTCAGCAGCGGCGGCTCGCGGGGTCAGTTCCACGTCGGCGCGGTCAAGCACCTGATGGGTGACCTGCGGCAGCACTACGACATCTTCGCGGGCGTCAGCGTGGGGGCGCTCATCGCGGGGTTCCTCGCGCAGTACCCGAAGGGCGCCGAGGACGAAGCCGCCGACGGGCTGGTGGACCTGTTCACGCCGCTGAGCAGCAAGCACCTGTACCGCCCGTGGCGCATGGGCCTGATGAGCGGCTTCTGGAAGTCTTCGCTCTATGACGCGAGCCCTCTGCGTGAGCTGCTGCGCACCGCAGTGGACGTGCAGCGCGTGCGCGAGAACGGGAAGCAGCTGCTCTTTGGCGCCACGTCGCTCACCACAGGGGCCTACCGGTTGTTCTCGCAGGAGGACGAGCCCTTCCACGACTTGCTGTATGCGTCGGCGGCATTCCCGGTGGCCTTCGACCCCATCGAGATCGCGGGCGAGGTGTGGACCGACGGCGGCATCCGGGCGGTCACGCCGCTGGGCGCCGCCATCCGCGCGGGGGCCGACGCCGTGGACATGGTCCTGCTCACGCCCACGCAGCCGCACCCGCGCTTCGACCCCACCGCGTCGGCCATCGAGGTGGGCCTGCGCTGCCTCGACATCATGCTGGACGAGATCGTGGACAACGACGCCAAGATGGCCGCCATGATGAACCGCCTCATCGCCGAGGGCGGCTCGCTGCCGGGCAAGCGCCACGTGGAGATCCGCATCATCCGCCCGGACACGGAGCTGCCGGTGGTGAGCCACGTGTTCGATCCGCTTCACGCGGGGAGCATCCAGCGGCTGGGCTACGAGACCGCCAAGGCCGCGCTCGGCAGCTGA
- a CDS encoding nucleoside deaminase, with protein MSPTDEDFMRAAMAQATLAAQQGEVPVGAVAVRAGEIIAVGRNLRERSQDPTAHAELIALRAAAARLGTFRLDDVCMYVTLEPCPMCAGAMVNGRVQRVVWGADDPKAGATRTLYQLGDDPRLNHRFEGVGGVLASECAEQLSAFFRALRAQQRGDRPAQR; from the coding sequence ATGAGCCCCACCGACGAAGACTTCATGCGCGCCGCCATGGCGCAGGCCACGCTGGCCGCCCAGCAGGGGGAGGTCCCCGTGGGGGCGGTGGCCGTGCGCGCGGGCGAGATCATCGCGGTGGGTCGCAACCTGCGCGAGCGCAGCCAAGACCCCACGGCGCACGCGGAGCTCATCGCGCTGCGGGCGGCGGCGGCGCGGCTCGGCACGTTTCGGCTGGACGACGTGTGCATGTACGTGACCCTCGAGCCCTGCCCCATGTGCGCGGGCGCCATGGTCAACGGGCGGGTGCAGCGCGTGGTCTGGGGGGCCGACGACCCGAAGGCGGGCGCCACCCGCACGCTCTACCAACTGGGCGACGACCCGCGCCTGAACCACCGCTTCGAGGGCGTGGGGGGAGTGCTGGCCAGCGAGTGCGCCGAGCAGCTCTCGGCCTTCTTTCGTGCGCTGCGGGCCCAGCAGCGCGGCGACCGGCCGGCCCAACGCTGA
- a CDS encoding coniferyl aldehyde dehydrogenase: MLDFDLRVGFHHSGTPPCERLPLTARLAVPDITSVEPSRPAQDPTRLFEAQRRAYRSTGSPDYALRRDRLQRLLRVIEDNEEALVDAMRLDFGHRSPVESRMLDIALTMGDIRQDIRRLKGWMSPRRVATPLHMRPARSRIIPQPLGVVGVIGPWNFPVYTAIPPVAAAIAAGNRVMLKPSELTPRTSALLADAISKVFAEDELAVVIGGIDVARAFSSLPFDHLFFTGSTAVGREVAKAAALNLTPVTLELGGKSPCVVTPSADVALAATKIVYGKLINAGQACIAPDYVLLPRGSEQAFAQAAQAAAAKHYPTLADNPDFTAVFSAGHYARLEALVRDAEEQGAQVTRVNPANEALDPEKRKMPLTLIAGATGAMRVMQSEVFGPLLPVVSYDELSDAIAFVNERDRPLALYAFGKAADCDRVLRETVSGGATVNDVLWHVANEKLPFGGVGPSGMGAYHGQAGFDTFSHHKSVLYQPAFNAIPLFYPPYGKTMAFIVNVLKKFI, translated from the coding sequence ATGCTGGACTTCGACCTGCGTGTGGGCTTCCATCACTCTGGAACGCCCCCCTGTGAACGTCTGCCCCTGACTGCGAGGCTCGCCGTGCCCGATATTACTTCCGTCGAACCGAGCCGCCCCGCGCAGGACCCAACGCGCCTCTTCGAGGCCCAGCGCCGAGCGTACCGCAGCACGGGCAGCCCGGACTACGCGCTGCGGCGTGACCGCCTGCAGCGACTGCTGCGGGTCATCGAAGACAACGAGGAGGCGCTCGTGGACGCGATGCGCCTCGACTTCGGGCACCGGTCCCCGGTCGAGTCGCGCATGCTCGACATCGCGCTCACCATGGGCGACATCCGGCAGGACATCCGCCGGCTGAAGGGCTGGATGTCGCCCCGGCGCGTGGCCACGCCCCTCCACATGCGCCCGGCACGCTCGCGCATCATCCCGCAGCCGCTCGGCGTGGTGGGGGTCATCGGTCCGTGGAACTTCCCCGTCTACACCGCCATCCCGCCCGTGGCGGCGGCCATCGCGGCCGGCAACCGCGTCATGCTCAAGCCCAGCGAGCTCACCCCGCGCACCAGCGCGCTGCTGGCAGACGCCATCTCGAAGGTGTTCGCCGAGGACGAACTGGCCGTGGTCATCGGCGGCATCGACGTGGCCCGCGCCTTCTCGAGCCTGCCCTTCGATCACCTGTTCTTCACCGGCTCCACGGCGGTGGGCCGCGAGGTGGCCAAGGCGGCCGCCCTGAACCTCACGCCCGTCACCCTGGAGCTGGGCGGAAAGTCGCCGTGCGTGGTCACGCCCTCGGCCGACGTGGCGCTGGCCGCGACGAAGATTGTGTATGGGAAGCTGATCAACGCGGGGCAGGCGTGCATCGCGCCGGACTACGTGCTCCTGCCGCGCGGCAGCGAGCAAGCCTTCGCGCAGGCGGCGCAGGCGGCCGCCGCGAAGCACTACCCCACGCTGGCCGACAACCCCGACTTCACCGCGGTGTTCTCGGCCGGGCACTACGCTCGTCTCGAGGCGCTGGTGCGAGACGCCGAAGAGCAGGGTGCGCAGGTCACGCGCGTGAACCCCGCCAACGAGGCGCTCGACCCCGAGAAGCGCAAGATGCCCCTCACGCTGATCGCGGGCGCCACGGGCGCCATGCGGGTCATGCAGAGCGAGGTCTTCGGGCCGCTGCTGCCGGTGGTGAGCTACGACGAGCTGAGCGACGCGATCGCCTTCGTGAACGAGCGCGACCGGCCGCTGGCGCTCTATGCGTTCGGGAAGGCGGCGGACTGTGACCGCGTCCTACGAGAGACCGTGTCCGGGGGCGCGACCGTGAACGACGTGCTGTGGCACGTGGCGAACGAGAAGCTGCCCTTCGGTGGCGTGGGTCCGAGCGGGATGGGCGCGTACCACGGGCAGGCCGGCTTCGACACCTTCTCGCACCACAAGTCCGTGCTGTACCAGCCGGCGTTCAACGCCATCCCGCTGTTCTATCCGCCCTATGGCAAGACCATGGCCTTCATCGTGAACGTGCTGAAGAAGTTCATCTGA
- a CDS encoding molybdopterin-dependent oxidoreductase, translating to MRTVPTFCRICEASCGLLADVEGERVVALRPDPDHVSSKGFVCIKGIRYLDVHDSPDRVKTPLRRVPGTERFEPISWETAFREIGERTRAIRERHGKHAVATFLGNPAAFSVAHAMFAAAFSKGLGTRNAYGSSTQDCSNKFAVAERMYGSAIHQPVPDLQRTDMVILIGTNPAISQMSFVHAPNAVDTLQGIEARGGRVVHVNPRRTETAERVGQQVFIRPDTDVFFLLSFLQVLFANHDPGEVPHVRGQRVLRELAAAYTPERTEPVTRVPATVLRELVAAFVNAKGASVYASTGLNMGQSGSVAFWLVSAINVLSGNLDREGGAIVPHGMFPLATLAHHSGFGRGHQRSRVGGFEAVLDQLPGAILPDEILTPGADQVRALFVTAGNPVLSCANEARMREALTQLELLVCIDLFRNETGQLAHYVLPGLSFLERSDIPLGAQGFMSEPYVQHTPAVVEPDGEQRHEWWIFRELAHAIGVPLMGLRASQAWGAFDRTLRRLPVLGQKLAFHPDQLYAGMIAATGQTTLGGVQQHPHGRPLRRKPPGDFLPGRLLTADKRVDLAPTDLVAAARTLEARFEQELGTLSELRLITKRERNSHNSWMHNVEGLVRGKRARNYLYMRADDAATRGLTDGALACVEANGRQLRVHVRITDDLAPCVVALPHGWGHARAEGLRIARATEGVNANWIAADGPDSVERISGMSRLTGFPVRVSPALEVAAGASATA from the coding sequence ATGCGCACCGTCCCCACCTTCTGCCGTATCTGCGAGGCATCCTGCGGGCTCTTGGCCGATGTGGAGGGCGAGCGCGTGGTCGCGCTGCGACCCGACCCCGACCACGTGTCCTCGAAGGGCTTCGTGTGCATCAAGGGCATCCGCTACCTGGACGTGCACGACTCGCCGGACCGTGTGAAGACGCCCCTGCGACGCGTCCCCGGCACCGAGCGCTTCGAGCCCATCTCGTGGGAGACGGCGTTCCGGGAAATCGGCGAGCGCACGCGCGCCATCCGCGAGCGTCACGGCAAGCACGCCGTGGCCACCTTCCTGGGCAACCCGGCGGCGTTCAGCGTGGCGCACGCCATGTTCGCGGCGGCCTTCAGCAAGGGCCTCGGCACGCGCAACGCGTACGGGTCGTCCACGCAAGACTGCTCCAACAAGTTCGCGGTGGCCGAGCGCATGTACGGCTCGGCCATCCACCAGCCGGTGCCCGACCTGCAGCGCACGGACATGGTCATCCTGATCGGCACCAACCCGGCCATCAGCCAGATGAGCTTCGTGCACGCGCCCAACGCGGTGGACACCCTGCAGGGCATCGAGGCGCGCGGCGGGCGCGTGGTGCACGTGAACCCGCGCCGCACCGAGACGGCCGAGCGCGTGGGCCAGCAGGTGTTCATTCGCCCCGACACCGACGTGTTCTTCCTGCTGTCGTTCCTGCAGGTGCTCTTCGCCAACCATGATCCCGGCGAGGTGCCCCACGTGCGCGGGCAGCGCGTGCTGCGCGAGCTGGCGGCGGCCTACACGCCGGAGCGCACCGAGCCGGTGACGCGCGTGCCGGCCACCGTGCTGCGCGAGCTGGTAGCCGCGTTCGTGAACGCCAAGGGGGCAAGCGTCTACGCGTCCACGGGCCTCAACATGGGGCAGAGCGGCTCGGTGGCGTTCTGGCTGGTCAGCGCCATCAACGTGCTCAGCGGCAACCTGGACCGCGAGGGCGGCGCCATCGTGCCGCACGGCATGTTCCCGCTCGCCACGCTGGCCCATCACTCGGGCTTCGGGCGGGGTCATCAGCGCTCGCGCGTGGGCGGCTTCGAGGCCGTGCTGGACCAGCTGCCGGGCGCCATCCTGCCCGACGAGATCCTCACGCCGGGCGCCGATCAAGTGCGCGCGCTCTTCGTGACGGCCGGCAACCCCGTGCTCAGCTGCGCCAACGAGGCGCGCATGCGCGAGGCGCTCACGCAGCTGGAGCTGCTGGTGTGCATCGACCTGTTCCGCAACGAGACGGGCCAGCTGGCGCACTACGTGCTGCCGGGGCTGTCGTTCTTGGAGCGCAGCGACATCCCGCTGGGGGCGCAGGGCTTCATGAGCGAGCCCTACGTGCAGCACACGCCCGCCGTGGTGGAGCCCGACGGCGAGCAGCGCCACGAGTGGTGGATCTTCCGCGAGCTGGCGCACGCCATCGGCGTGCCGCTCATGGGGCTGCGCGCGAGCCAGGCGTGGGGCGCCTTCGATCGCACGTTGCGGCGGCTGCCGGTGCTGGGCCAGAAGCTGGCCTTCCACCCGGACCAGCTCTACGCGGGCATGATCGCGGCCACCGGGCAGACCACGCTGGGCGGCGTGCAGCAGCACCCGCACGGGCGCCCGCTGCGCCGCAAGCCGCCGGGCGACTTCCTGCCGGGGCGCTTGCTCACGGCGGACAAGCGCGTGGACCTGGCCCCGACCGACCTGGTCGCCGCGGCGCGCACGCTCGAGGCGCGCTTCGAGCAGGAGCTGGGCACGCTGTCCGAGCTGCGTCTCATCACCAAGCGCGAGCGCAACTCGCACAACTCGTGGATGCACAACGTGGAGGGCCTGGTGCGCGGCAAGCGCGCGCGCAACTACCTCTACATGCGGGCCGATGACGCGGCCACGCGGGGCCTCACCGACGGCGCGCTGGCCTGCGTGGAGGCCAACGGCAGGCAGCTCCGCGTGCACGTGCGCATCACCGACGACCTGGCTCCATGCGTGGTGGCGCTGCCGCACGGCTGGGGCCACGCCCGCGCCGAGGGCCTGCGCATCGCGCGCGCCACCGAGGGCGTGAACGCCAACTGGATCGCGGCCGACGGCCCCGACTCGGTGGAGCGCATCAGCGGCATGTCGCGCCTGACCGGCTTCCCGGTGCGCGTGAGCCCGGCGCTCGAGGTGGCGGCAGGCGCCTCCGCCACGGCCTGA